The nucleotide window ATCGCAACCGCCGCTATCGGAAACACCCACCTGGGTAAAATCCCCGATGCCGGCGTCATAGGCCTGATAGCCGGTCCGACGCAACCCACCCGGAGGATAATAAGTCGAGGTTTGCTTCGTCCAGACAAAATGAACCACCTGGGACCCGCGCCAGTCAACCTGGCGGCCCATACGACCATTATGCTGATTATCATAAGTAGTGACACCGATCCTCTTACCAGGAGCGTATCCCAGCGCCTGATCAAAACCAAGGCTCGCCGCCGCGGGGGCTTTACCGGAAATAACTTCAACCGGGACCTCAGCGCCGGCCATTTTGGAAAGGGGAGCCTGATTGATCGGAACCACATTAAGCGCCTTATTCTTATTGGAAGCCCCCATTCCGTAGATTGATACGGCAAGAGTCATAAGCGAAATCAAGGCAATGGAAATCAGTGCCGCTTTGGCAATTACTCCTTTGCACATGTTACCTCCTTACAATATGTTACAGTTACCAGGACACTCCCCCTATTTCCTTATCCATAGCGATAGGTCTGGCTGGCAAGTGAGGTTTTCCCCAGGACGAGGAAATAACTGCTGCAAAACATCAAGATTGACTAAACCCACATTAAATTTATGCTCGTTGCTCATTTCTGTCAAGCGAAATAATGAAGTAAAACGCTTATCGTTTTTACACACTTATACAGATATTACCCGCTTATCAAGATATCCGGATCTCAATGCTCCCCGCACATAAGACATTTTTGATACAATATTTCTTGTTGCAGAGATTTGCGCAAATGCCTATTCTTACCTTGAAGTAGTCCTGAAAGACTGCGCGTTTGTCTTATGAACAGGAACGAAATTGACCCGTTTTAGTTAAAAGGATTAGAAATGGATAGATTCTTAATAGCAGGCGGGAAAAAGCTCTCCGGAACGGTTAAAACCGATGGCTCCAAAAATGCCGGTTTGCCGATAATTGCCGGAACAATTCTGATCGGCAAAGGGGAAACCACTCTGGAAAATATCCCCCCGCTTAGGGACATTTTCACCATTAAGAAAGTCCTGGAGCATCTCGGGGCGATTGTCAATTATGACCCCAAAGTGATGCGGATGAAAATCGACAGTTCCCATATTAACGAAAACACCGCTCCATACGAACTTATGCGCCAGATGCGGGCGTCATTTCTGGTCTTGGGGCCGCTTCTGGGGCGACTCGGCGAGGCGCGCGTTTCGCTTCCGGGAGGCTGTTCGCTGGGGGCCCGCCCGGTCGACTATCATATCAATGGCTTCCGCAATCTTGGTGCGGAGATTCTGGAAGAAGCAGGTTATGTGATAGCTAAGGCCAAGCCGCTGAAAGGGGCCACGATTCATTTCGACCGTCCATCCCACACCGGCACGGAGAATATAATGTTCGGCGCGACGCTGGCCAAAGGAACCACCCGAATTGTCAATGCCGCCTGCGACCCCGAGGTGGCCGATGTGGCTGAATTTCTCAACGCCGCCGGGGCAAAAATACATGGCGCCGGAACTTCAACCATTACTATCGAAGGGGTAAAGAACCTCAATCCGGTCAAATATAAGGTCTCCGGCGACAGGCTGGTGGCCGGCACCTACATGTGTGCCGCAGCCATCACCGGCGGATCGGTCGAAATTGCCGGGATTAACCCCTCACATCTGACGATGGTTTCTCGTAAATTATATGAAATGGGATGTAATATTACGGAAGGTAAGAGTAATGTCAAAATATCGGCACCCAAAAGGCTCAAGCCGATTAAAGTGGTCACTTTTCCATTCCCCGGTTTCCCGACCGACCTTCAGGCCTGTATCATGGCACTGGCCACTGTTGCCGATGGCACCAGCAGCATCAAGGAGACGGTTTTTGAGGATCGCTTCGGCCATACCATGGAGCTTCGCCGTCTGGGCGCCGATGTTACGGTTACATCCGATGAGGCGATTGTGAGGGGTGTCGAGAAATTGCAGGGTGCGGCGGTAATGGCCTCGGATATCCGCGCCGGGGCCGGTCTGGTTCTGGCCTGCCTTGCCGCCCAGGGACAGAGCGAGGTGCTCCGAGTTTATCATATTGATCGGGGATATTACCAACTCGAGGAGAAACTTTCTTCGCTGGGAGCCGATATAAAGAGAGCAATCGGATAGTACCAAAGATTCATAATATATCCGGGATAAGGTGAACGATGATAAAGAAAATCCATATAACACTGGTTGTACTGATGCTTTTGGCCGCTATGGTTTCGGCACAGGAAACCTATTTTGGCAAGAATAAGGTTCAGTACCACGGTTTCAGCTGGCAATATATACAGACGCGGGATTTTGACATTTACTTTTACGGTCAAAAATATGAGACGGCCAAATTTGCCTCTGATGTGCTGGAATCAGCCTATGTCACCGTTTCCGATCAGTTGAATTACCGCATCCATCGTCGTGTACCGGTCTTCATTTATAATTCACCGAATGACTTTCAACAGACAAATATTATCCCGGATTTGATTGACGAAGGTATCGGCGGTTTCACCGAGGCGTTCAAGAACAGAATTGTCATACCATTTGATGGTTCCACCGAGGATTTCCGCCATGTTCTGCATCATGAATTGACTCATGCCGTGGTTTATGACATGATTTACGGCAATGTGTTCAGTTCGCTTCTGTCGCGCCAGCGCCTTTTTGAACTTCCGACCTGGTACGCCGAGGGGTATGCCGAGTACAGCTCGCGCTACGGATGGGACTATTTCGCCGATATGGTTGTCCGTGATGCCACAATTAACAATTATCTTCAGCCACCGGATTACCTGGGCGGCTATCTGGCCTATAAAGAGGGGCAGGCGCTGGTGGGCTATATTGCCGAAAACTATGGCGAACAGAAATTGGGCGAAATCCTAGCGCGGGGTAAAGTCTATCTCACCATGAACAAATCTCTCAAAGCCTCTATCGGACTTACCGCCGAGGAACTCTGGAAGGGCTTTTCGAAAGAGATGAAAAAACGGTACTGGCCGG belongs to Candidatus Zixiibacteriota bacterium and includes:
- the murA gene encoding UDP-N-acetylglucosamine 1-carboxyvinyltransferase, producing MDRFLIAGGKKLSGTVKTDGSKNAGLPIIAGTILIGKGETTLENIPPLRDIFTIKKVLEHLGAIVNYDPKVMRMKIDSSHINENTAPYELMRQMRASFLVLGPLLGRLGEARVSLPGGCSLGARPVDYHINGFRNLGAEILEEAGYVIAKAKPLKGATIHFDRPSHTGTENIMFGATLAKGTTRIVNAACDPEVADVAEFLNAAGAKIHGAGTSTITIEGVKNLNPVKYKVSGDRLVAGTYMCAAAITGGSVEIAGINPSHLTMVSRKLYEMGCNITEGKSNVKISAPKRLKPIKVVTFPFPGFPTDLQACIMALATVADGTSSIKETVFEDRFGHTMELRRLGADVTVTSDEAIVRGVEKLQGAAVMASDIRAGAGLVLACLAAQGQSEVLRVYHIDRGYYQLEEKLSSLGADIKRAIG